The Pseudomonadota bacterium region GTTGCCCGCGCCGTCCAATACTCACTACAACTCATACCCCATGCTTTTGAGCGCCATTTCATTGTCCGCCCATTTTTCCTTGACCTTGACCCACAGTTCCAGGTGTACCGGTTCCCCGACAAAGCGCTTCAGGTCCTTGCGTGCCGCTTCGCCGATTTTTTTCATCATACTGCCTTTGGCCCCGATCACTATTTTCTTCTGTCCGGCCCGCGCTACCCAGACCAGGGCGGAAATTACATATCCCTTGCCGCCTTTTTCAAAGCGCTCGATCTGCACGGTCGTTCCGTAGGGCACTTCCTCCTGCAACATCAGCATCAACTTTTCGCGAATAATTTCCGCGGCCCGGAATTCGCGACTGCGATCGGTAAGCTGCGAACTGTCGAACAAAGCTGGAGATATCGGCAGCCTTGGCAGAATTTCGGCGCTGAGGCTGTCCAGGCCGATCGATTTCCTCGCCGACACTGGTACGATGGCGATGAAATCCGCTTTCTTGCTGAGCATCGCAATGAATGGCAGCAGCTGCCGCTTGTCCCGAACCTGGTCGATCTTGTTGATGACCAGAATAACGTCCCGATCGCGGCTTTGCAGAATTTCCAGCACCCGCTGATCCTTTTCATTCCAGCGTAAAGCTTCGGTCATGAACAAAACCAGGTCAGCGTCGTCCAGCCCGGCTATCGCCGCTTGGTTCATCAGCCGGTTCAGATAGCTGGAGTCGTTGCGGTGCAGACCGGGCGTGTCGACCAGGATCAACTGCGCATCCGATCGGGTGACAATCCCCAAAATGCGGTGCCTTGTGGTTTGCGCCTTCGGCGTTACGATGCTGATCTTTTGGCCGACCAGGCGGTTGAGCAACGTCGACTTGCCGACATTGGGCCGGCCTACCAGCGCAACGAACCCACAACGAAATTCTTTAGCCATGATCGATTTTTTCCAGGACATTCGCTGCCGCGCGCTGTTCGGCGCGCCGCCTGTTGCTACCCGTGCCAGATTCCGCCAGGCCGAGATCTGCAGCATTGCAACTGACCCGGAAAGTCTGCTCGTGCGCCTGTCCCATTGTCTCCGTTATCTGGTAAACGGGCAACGCCAACCCTCTCGATTGCAAATACTCCTGCAGGCGAGTCTTGGGATCTTTTAGTTCGCCGGTCGACCCATCCACCATGCGCTGATAAAAAAGCGAATCGACGATTTCTTCAACCGCATCCAACCCGCCATCGAGATATATTGCGCCAAACAAAGCTTCCAGGCTGTCTGCGAGTATGGAATCCCGCCTTATACCTCCTGATTTCAATTCGCCCGAGCCCAGTCTGAGCTGTGCGCCAAGATCCAGTTCCACGGCGATTTCAGCCAGCGTTTCTCTGCGCACCAACGCCGCGCGCCGGCGCGTCAGCTCTCCTTCACTGGCCCCTGCAAAAAAATGATAGAGATTTTTTGCCACCAAAAAACCGAGTATCGCATCGCCAAGATACTCGAGCCGCTCATTGTTGTGACCACCCGCGCTGCGGTGGGTCACCGCAGCCAGAAACAGGCTGGCGTCAGAAAAGCGGTAATTGAATGTCTGGGCTAACCATTTGGCCGGCAGATCCGCCGCCTGTATCACCGCACGATCTCTACTGTCTTGCTGAAATCCACGACAAAATTAATATTCGCAATATATGGCGCTTTGTGCGCGTATTTTACCTGCAATATATAGCCACCGGTGTCGCTCTTGCTCAGATGAATATCCTGAACGCGAATAATCGATACGGCTTCGACGTCAAAACGTCTCTGGATAGAACGCCTCAACATCCCCAGTTCCACCGACGTGCCATCGAATTCTTTCTTGGCGCCATCAAGGACCGATACGATTTTCATGTATTCCAGGTACACAGGCGTCAGGCGGAGACCTGCGAAAACCAGCATGCCCGCCAGCATCCCAATCACCAGGAACCCAAGAAAGGTCATTCCATTTTGTTTGTTACGCATGACTCTCTCCTGTTGGTAACGACTATTTTATTTTCTCGCCTACGCGATGCCAAAGCGGTCCATCCTCCGGGAAATTCCAGTTCATCCAGATACTGACCGCCCTGCCGACCAACTGCGATTCGGGGATCGCGCCGACACCCGGAAACCGGCTGTCCCTGCTGTTGTTGCGATTGTCTCCCATGACAAAATAATGCCCCTCCGGAACCTGCCATTCGCCTTCACGGCTGTATCGTTGGGGCACCAGGAGCAATTCATGCTCGATATCGCCAATCGACTCCACCACCAGGTTAGCCTGGTAGCCAAATTCCCGGTAGGCGCCACGCATATTTGTCGGCATCAGGTCGCCGTTGATATACAGCCGGTTTGCTCTATACGCAATACGATCGCCCGGCAGACCAACGACGCGCTTGATGTAATTCGTATTTGGCTTCGCCGGCAGACGGAATACCACCACATCCCCACGCTCGGGTTCATCGATTTCGACTATCTTCTTGTTTATCACTGGCAGACGTATGCCGTACGCGTACTTGTTCACAAAAATAAAATCGCCATCGAGCAAGGTCGGCATCATCGAATCGGAAGGAATCCGGAACGGTTCGAAAAGGAAAGACCGGACCAGCAGGACGACAAGGATGACCGGGAAAAAAGTACGGCAATATTCGACCAGTGTCGGCTCGTTCGCCGACTCATCGACGGCTGCCCGCCTGGACCGTAAAACCAGCACGTCAAATAGCCAGACGACGCCGGTAAACAGCGTGGCAATCGACAAAATCAGGGCAAAATCAAAAACCATCTAAGCAACCTCTGCGTGATTCCGGGGCAGTATTGGCTATTTCTTCTCCACCTGCAATACTGCGAGAAAAGCTTCCTGCGGGACTTCCACCGAACCGATCTGCTTCATTCTCCGCTTGCCGGCCTTCTGTTTTTCCAGCAATTTACGCTTGCGGCTGATGTCTCCACCGTAGCATTTTGCGGTCACGTTCTTTCTCAGCGCGCGGATCGACGCACTGGCGATTATCTTGTTCCCGATCGATGCCTGCACGGCGAAATCGAACATTTGCCGAGGCAGAAGTTTGCGCATCTTGTCCACCACTGCCCGGCCTCGCCGATAGGCGGCATCGCGGTGCACGATAACCGACAGCGCATCGACACATTCCTTGTTGATCTTGATGTCCAGCTTGACCAGTGGTGCAACCTGAAACCTCGCAAACTGATAATCAAACGACGCATATCCCCGGCTGACAGATTTCAGCCGATCGAAAAAATCCAGCACCACCTCAGCCAGCGGCAATTCGTAACCCAGTGAAATCTGGTTACCGAGGTATTGCATGCGGGTCTGTACGCCCCGCTTTTCGATACAAAGTTTAATCACCGCGCCGACATGGTCCGGCGGCACCAGTATGGTTGCTTCAATAATCGGTTCGCGAATCTCGCTGACGAGGTTACTTTCAGGCAAGCGGGCCGGATTATCGATACGCAAGGTTTCCCCTGCGCTGGTGAGTACTTCGTAAATAACTGTAGGCGCGGTCGTTATCAGGCTCAGATCGTATTCGCGTTCCAGCCGTTCCTGGATGATCTCCATATGCAGCATGCCGAGAAACCCGCAACGGAAACCGAACCCGAGGGCGCTTGAGTTTTCCGGCTCGTAATGCAGCGCGGAATCGTTAAGGGCGAGTTTTTCGAGCGCATCGCGAAAATTCCCGTAATCGTCTGATAAAATCGGGAACAAGCCCGCAAAAACCCGCGGCTGCACCTTTTTGAAACCCACCAGCGGCTCCGCACAGGGGTTTTTCTCCAGCGTCAGCGTGTCACCGACCGGAGCCCCGTGCACTTCCTTGATGCCGGCGATGACATAGCCAACTTCACCCGGTCCAAGTTCGTCGGTGTCCGACATTTTCGGCGTAAACCGGCCGATTCGATCCAACTGGTGGCTTCTGCCGGTCGACATGACCTTGAACTTGTCTTTTTTTCTCAACACGCCGTTGACGATGCGCACCAGCGAGACGACGCCAACATAATTATCGAACCAGGAATCGATAATCAGCGCCTGCAATGGCGCTTCCGGGTCGCCGCCGGGTGGCGGCACCCTCACCAGCAATTGTTCCAGCACCTCGCGCACGCCGGCACCGGTCTTTGCGCTGATTTGCAGCGCGTCACTGGCCTCGATGCCGATAATCTCCTCGATTTCCCGGATAACCCGCTCCGGTTCGGCCGATGGCAAATCCAGCTTGTTGAGCACCGGCACGACCTCAAGACCCTGCTCTACCGCGGTATAACAATTGGCGACGCTCTGGGCCTCGACACCCTGTGCAGCATCGACCACCAGCAAAGCGCCTTCACAGGCCGACAGCGATCGCGAGACCTCATAGGAAAAATCCACATGGCCGGGCGTATCGATAAAATTCAGCAGGTATTCCTGACCATCGTCGGCCAGGTAATTCAGGGAAACCGCCTGCGCCTTGATGGTTATGCCGCGCTCCCGCTCCAGATCCATGGAATCCAGGACCTGGTCGGCCATTTCACGGTCATCGAGCGCGCCACAGATCTGGATAAACCGATCCGCGAGGGTGGACTTGCCGTGGTCAATATGCGCGATGATGGAAAAATTACGGATGCGCTCGCGATCCATGCTGAAGAACGCTCCAATAGGGCAACAGTCGGGGATTATAAACGCTGGTGGCCATACCTGCTCGAATACGCGTTATTTAGCGGTGGCGACGCAGGCTTTGCGCGACCAGGTCCGGGTCTAGATGCCCTTCGCAAAGGATTTCTCCGTGGCAAAGCAACACCGGTATACGCGTGCCAAAACGGTGCATCAACTCGGCATCGCCGGCGATATCGACGACCCTGATGCTGGCTTGGTGGGCCTGTAACAGCGGCTCCAGCCGAGCCAGCATCTGGTCGCAAAGGCCGCAGGCCTTGCCGCTATACAAGACCAGTTCCACGCCCATGTCAGCCCGGATTATTCATGAATAAGCCGAGCTAGGATTCCAGGATGACCGGCTGAAACCGGCGGCTGCGCGCGATCCGCTCCCTGAAGACATGCAATAAGACGAAACTGGCGAGCAAGGCAAGACCGCCGAGCAATAGCGCGGGACCATCGCCGCCCAGTAAATCGCCGATCAGCGCACCGGCAATCAAGGCAAGCAATGGCAGCAAGTACATCAGGCACGCGGCGCCAAGCAACGCCCCCTCGGAAATGCCAAGCTGGACCTGATCGCCCACGCTGATACCAGCGGACACCGGTACGCGCAACTGAAACAACCGGTCGCCAAGCAGCCTGCTGAGCAAGCCGCCTCCGCAACCCTTACCCTCGGCGCAGCGTGCACACCCCGCACGAGATTCACAACTGACCCAGGCAAACGGGCCGGCGATACGCACCACGCAGCCGCTTTCCCTGATCATCGGTTCATGGCCGAACCTGTTACTACCGAACTGGCGATATCGCGAACGGTAACCGGCGGGACTTCGCCGATGGCGGTTACCAGGTGCTCCTTGACCAGCAACGAGTACGCATTGGCTGCGCCCAGCCTGGATGGTCCGCTGCGCGGTTTCTCATCCGGCCCCGGCTTTTCCACGAAGACCGAAACCGACGCCAGGCCATCGCTAAAGAGCATGTGGACGACCGGCTGGCTTGCCTGCGGCTGAGCGTCCAGCCTATACATTGCCAGGACGAAGCCCGCGGGCAGATTGCCGGCCCGCCAGGCCTGTACCACATCGCCCCGCGTTTCCTTCTCCTGACGCTCTGGATAGCTCCAGCGATAACCGGTGGCATCTATGCCGGACTGCACGGCAGCTTCCGGAATTTCATCCGGAAACTCGATACTGGCAAACCTCATCTGTTCGATAATCTGCCCCTGGCCACCACGTACCTGAGAGATCAGCGGCAGACCGGTCTGCTCGTCCAGCCACAACCGGTACCCATATCGAAAATGATCCTTGGGGCTGACATCGACAATCACGACGGCACGGTTTAACACGCTCTTGCCGGTTTTTACGCTGAGCAAATAGTTTTGCAACACCT contains the following coding sequences:
- the era gene encoding GTPase Era yields the protein MLQISAWRNLARVATGGAPNSARQRMSWKKSIMAKEFRCGFVALVGRPNVGKSTLLNRLVGQKISIVTPKAQTTRHRILGIVTRSDAQLILVDTPGLHRNDSSYLNRLMNQAAIAGLDDADLVLFMTEALRWNEKDQRVLEILQSRDRDVILVINKIDQVRDKRQLLPFIAMLSKKADFIAIVPVSARKSIGLDSLSAEILPRLPISPALFDSSQLTDRSREFRAAEIIREKLMLMLQEEVPYGTTVQIERFEKGGKGYVISALVWVARAGQKKIVIGAKGSMMKKIGEAARKDLKRFVGEPVHLELWVKVKEKWADNEMALKSMGYEL
- the rnc gene encoding ribonuclease III, which gives rise to MPAKWLAQTFNYRFSDASLFLAAVTHRSAGGHNNERLEYLGDAILGFLVAKNLYHFFAGASEGELTRRRAALVRRETLAEIAVELDLGAQLRLGSGELKSGGIRRDSILADSLEALFGAIYLDGGLDAVEEIVDSLFYQRMVDGSTGELKDPKTRLQEYLQSRGLALPVYQITETMGQAHEQTFRVSCNAADLGLAESGTGSNRRRAEQRAAANVLEKIDHG
- a CDS encoding DUF4845 domain-containing protein, which codes for MRNKQNGMTFLGFLVIGMLAGMLVFAGLRLTPVYLEYMKIVSVLDGAKKEFDGTSVELGMLRRSIQRRFDVEAVSIIRVQDIHLSKSDTGGYILQVKYAHKAPYIANINFVVDFSKTVEIVR
- the lepB gene encoding signal peptidase I gives rise to the protein MVFDFALILSIATLFTGVVWLFDVLVLRSRRAAVDESANEPTLVEYCRTFFPVILVVLLVRSFLFEPFRIPSDSMMPTLLDGDFIFVNKYAYGIRLPVINKKIVEIDEPERGDVVVFRLPAKPNTNYIKRVVGLPGDRIAYRANRLYINGDLMPTNMRGAYREFGYQANLVVESIGDIEHELLLVPQRYSREGEWQVPEGHYFVMGDNRNNSRDSRFPGVGAIPESQLVGRAVSIWMNWNFPEDGPLWHRVGEKIK
- the lepA gene encoding elongation factor 4; the encoded protein is MDRERIRNFSIIAHIDHGKSTLADRFIQICGALDDREMADQVLDSMDLERERGITIKAQAVSLNYLADDGQEYLLNFIDTPGHVDFSYEVSRSLSACEGALLVVDAAQGVEAQSVANCYTAVEQGLEVVPVLNKLDLPSAEPERVIREIEEIIGIEASDALQISAKTGAGVREVLEQLLVRVPPPGGDPEAPLQALIIDSWFDNYVGVVSLVRIVNGVLRKKDKFKVMSTGRSHQLDRIGRFTPKMSDTDELGPGEVGYVIAGIKEVHGAPVGDTLTLEKNPCAEPLVGFKKVQPRVFAGLFPILSDDYGNFRDALEKLALNDSALHYEPENSSALGFGFRCGFLGMLHMEIIQERLEREYDLSLITTAPTVIYEVLTSAGETLRIDNPARLPESNLVSEIREPIIEATILVPPDHVGAVIKLCIEKRGVQTRMQYLGNQISLGYELPLAEVVLDFFDRLKSVSRGYASFDYQFARFQVAPLVKLDIKINKECVDALSVIVHRDAAYRRGRAVVDKMRKLLPRQMFDFAVQASIGNKIIASASIRALRKNVTAKCYGGDISRKRKLLEKQKAGKRRMKQIGSVEVPQEAFLAVLQVEKK
- a CDS encoding glutaredoxin family protein, with the translated sequence MGVELVLYSGKACGLCDQMLARLEPLLQAHQASIRVVDIAGDAELMHRFGTRIPVLLCHGEILCEGHLDPDLVAQSLRRHR
- a CDS encoding SoxR reducing system RseC family protein, with the protein product MIRESGCVVRIAGPFAWVSCESRAGCARCAEGKGCGGGLLSRLLGDRLFQLRVPVSAGISVGDQVQLGISEGALLGAACLMYLLPLLALIAGALIGDLLGGDGPALLLGGLALLASFVLLHVFRERIARSRRFQPVILES
- a CDS encoding MucB/RseB C-terminal domain-containing protein, producing MIRMRRIQWLVLLCLLPFAAPAEEAVDWLRKMDHALNTLNYQGVFVRLRDGKVDPMKVIHRVHDGHAVERLIALDGIGREIISSGEKVVCFFPDSESVVVEQRSGHQPLLGAIPALSDEVLQNYLLSVKTGKSVLNRAVVIVDVSPKDHFRYGYRLWLDEQTGLPLISQVRGGQGQIIEQMRFASIEFPDEIPEAAVQSGIDATGYRWSYPERQEKETRGDVVQAWRAGNLPAGFVLAMYRLDAQPQASQPVVHMLFSDGLASVSVFVEKPGPDEKPRSGPSRLGAANAYSLLVKEHLVTAIGEVPPVTVRDIASSVVTGSAMNR